In the Borrelia turicatae 91E135 genome, one interval contains:
- a CDS encoding YaaR family protein has protein sequence MKINNLVAGVLNLDSKDYKAAKKKVNVNRANIFSSIFKAELVREDKHFIVFENGEFNLELIKDMLDKINDVGEKLLSEPSRQNVIFYKKTIGEFLSIVLSFSISLKEQKGGNNGELKRPKYRIIRIINEKLDRLAYSVLQNQVSQIKLLSSIEEIQGLLINLLK, from the coding sequence ATGAAGATTAATAATTTGGTTGCAGGAGTTTTAAATCTTGATTCAAAAGATTATAAGGCCGCAAAGAAGAAAGTTAATGTCAATAGAGCAAATATTTTTTCTTCGATATTTAAAGCCGAACTTGTAAGAGAAGATAAGCATTTTATTGTTTTTGAAAATGGTGAATTTAATCTTGAATTAATTAAAGATATGTTAGACAAGATTAATGATGTTGGTGAAAAGCTGTTAAGTGAACCTTCTCGTCAAAATGTAATTTTTTATAAAAAAACTATAGGAGAATTTTTATCTATTGTTTTATCATTTTCTATTTCGCTTAAAGAACAAAAGGGAGGTAATAATGGAGAGCTTAAAAGACCCAAATATCGCATTATTAGGATTATTAATGAAAAGCTTGATAGGCTTGCTTATTCTGTTTTGCAAAATCAAGTTTCTCAGATTAAACTTTTAAGCAGTATTGAGGAAATTCAAGGATTGCTTATAAATTTGCTTAAGTGA
- a CDS encoding glycerol-3-phosphate dehydrogenase/oxidase has translation MGKNKKKELRDIDNQDFDLIIVGGGATGLGIGIDSITRGYKTLLIEKFDYAKGTSSRSTKLIHGGVRYLAQLNVPLVKEALYEKALLETNAPHLVSKCEFVTPIYNILNIPYYYFGLSWYHNLLGKHKKSQYKTKLLSKSKTIEKMPNIKTKGLKCSVLYYDASFDDARMAISMLRTFTEKGGIAFNYTEPTNFIKKNGKISGAIIKDRMTKEQVIINSKCIINATGIFADEIRKLDDTNAANIIKPSQGTHLVINKDKLHTEYAMLMPKTSDKRILFAVPWYDVIVCGTTDIAINKIEEEPKRLESEIEFIIKNINNYLDIKITKNDILSVYSGIRPLIVAPKEKKNTSKISRNDKIFVSDSNLITIAGGKYTTYRKMAEKVLKRAIEENLIPDSKSITENLKLHGYIEREEALKIPEYFRAYGSDFEHLSQMKDFNKKIHTDLPLNEAQITFAIEFEQAKTVEDILSRRTRSLLFNAKATIESTPKVAEIMMHKLGKSKEWKTEQIKNFKEVATKYLV, from the coding sequence ATGGGTAAAAATAAAAAAAAAGAATTAAGAGATATTGATAATCAAGATTTTGACTTAATAATAGTTGGAGGAGGAGCAACTGGCCTTGGCATTGGAATAGACTCAATTACAAGAGGATACAAAACTTTACTCATTGAAAAATTTGATTATGCAAAAGGTACTTCCTCTAGATCAACTAAACTAATACACGGAGGCGTAAGGTATTTAGCACAATTAAATGTGCCTTTAGTCAAAGAGGCCTTATATGAGAAAGCTTTACTTGAAACAAATGCACCCCACTTAGTTAGTAAATGTGAATTTGTTACGCCCATATATAACATTTTAAATATTCCTTACTACTATTTCGGATTAAGTTGGTATCACAACCTTCTTGGCAAGCATAAAAAATCTCAGTATAAAACAAAGCTATTATCAAAATCCAAAACAATAGAAAAAATGCCAAATATTAAAACCAAAGGTCTTAAATGCTCTGTTTTATACTACGATGCTTCATTTGATGATGCCAGAATGGCAATAAGTATGCTTAGAACTTTCACTGAAAAAGGAGGAATTGCGTTTAATTATACAGAACCCACAAATTTTATCAAAAAAAATGGCAAAATATCTGGTGCTATTATTAAAGATAGAATGACTAAAGAACAAGTTATCATTAATAGCAAATGCATAATAAATGCAACAGGAATCTTTGCAGACGAGATCAGAAAATTAGATGATACTAATGCAGCTAACATTATAAAACCTTCCCAAGGAACACATTTAGTAATTAACAAAGATAAACTACATACCGAATACGCAATGCTAATGCCTAAGACAAGTGATAAGAGAATCTTATTTGCTGTACCTTGGTATGATGTCATTGTTTGCGGAACTACAGATATTGCAATAAACAAAATTGAGGAAGAGCCTAAAAGACTAGAGAGTGAAATTGAATTCATAATAAAAAATATAAATAACTACTTAGATATTAAAATAACAAAAAATGATATTCTAAGTGTTTACTCAGGAATTAGACCCTTAATAGTAGCTCCCAAAGAGAAAAAAAATACCTCAAAAATATCAAGAAACGATAAAATATTTGTATCAGACTCAAATCTCATTACAATTGCCGGAGGGAAATATACTACTTACAGAAAGATGGCTGAAAAAGTTCTAAAAAGAGCAATAGAAGAAAATTTAATACCTGATTCAAAGTCTATAACAGAAAACCTCAAGCTGCATGGGTATATAGAAAGAGAAGAAGCACTTAAAATTCCTGAATATTTTAGAGCTTATGGAAGTGATTTCGAACATTTAAGTCAAATGAAAGACTTTAACAAAAAGATTCACACAGACTTGCCATTAAATGAAGCCCAAATAACCTTTGCCATTGAATTTGAACAAGCAAAAACTGTTGAAGACATTTTATCAAGAAGAACAAGATCGTTACTTTTTAATGCAAAAGCCACAATTGAATCCACACCAAAGGTCGCTGAAATTATGATGCATAAACTTGGCAAATCTAAAGAATGGAAAACAGAGCAAATAAAAAACTTTAAAGAGGTAGCAACAAAATATTTAGTTTAA
- a CDS encoding bactofilin family protein, whose protein sequence is MLNLLSIKKDKKISSSFIFADVKTIVGKGDFFKGELISNNFIRIDGDFLGTINSTKRVIIGEAGRVKSNINANEVVVSGIVLGNVQASNKIKIFQSGCIIGNISCKSIEVEEGAIIDGYMNIGIGSLSFSEKDVLIYTGSYKVDEDVLIEVNKEMSREESTKDACIDECDKYLFDDEQDR, encoded by the coding sequence ATGTTGAATCTATTGAGTATTAAAAAGGATAAGAAAATTTCGTCATCTTTTATTTTTGCTGATGTAAAAACAATTGTTGGAAAAGGTGATTTTTTTAAAGGAGAACTAATTTCAAATAATTTTATTCGAATTGATGGTGATTTTTTAGGCACTATTAATTCTACTAAAAGAGTTATAATTGGAGAGGCAGGACGAGTTAAGTCAAATATTAATGCAAATGAGGTTGTTGTTTCTGGAATAGTTCTTGGAAATGTGCAGGCTAGCAATAAAATTAAGATTTTTCAGTCAGGATGCATTATTGGCAATATTTCATGTAAGTCAATTGAGGTTGAAGAAGGAGCAATTATTGATGGGTATATGAATATTGGTATTGGAAGTCTTAGTTTTTCTGAAAAAGATGTGTTGATTTATACGGGTTCTTATAAGGTTGATGAAGATGTTTTAATTGAAGTAAATAAGGAAATGAGTCGGGAAGAATCAACTAAGGATGCTTGCATAGATGAGTGTGATAAGTACTTATTTGATGACGAGCAAGATAGATGA
- the glpQ gene encoding glycerophosphodiester phosphodiesterase, giving the protein MKLIKTKLLMLTMNIFLIIACQNEKMSMTNKKPPLIIAHRGASGYLPEHTLEAKAFAYALGADYLEQDIVLTKDNVPIIMHDPELDTTTNVAKLFPERARENGRYYSVDFTLDELKSLSLSERFDLETRKPIYPNRFPLNEYNFKIPTLEEEIQFIQGLNKSTGRNVGIYPEIKKPLWHKQQGKDISKIVIEILNKYGYKSKEDKIYLQTFDFDELKRIREELGYQGKLIMLVGENDWDEAPTDYEYIKSQEGMTEVAKYADGIGPWIPQIIIDGKITDLTSLAHKYNMEVHAYTFRIDSLPSYVKDANELLDLLFNKAKIDGLFTDFTDTVVKFVKQ; this is encoded by the coding sequence ATGAAATTAATTAAAACAAAATTATTAATGCTTACAATGAATATTTTTCTCATCATTGCCTGTCAGAATGAAAAAATGAGTATGACAAACAAAAAACCACCATTAATTATAGCTCACAGAGGTGCTAGCGGGTATTTACCAGAACATACCTTAGAAGCTAAAGCATTCGCTTATGCTTTAGGAGCTGACTACCTAGAACAAGATATCGTTTTGACAAAAGATAATGTTCCTATTATAATGCATGACCCAGAACTTGATACAACAACAAATGTTGCAAAACTATTTCCTGAAAGAGCTAGAGAAAACGGAAGATACTATTCTGTTGATTTTACACTAGATGAGCTTAAATCACTAAGTCTTAGCGAAAGATTTGATCTAGAAACCAGAAAACCAATATATCCCAACCGTTTTCCCTTAAACGAATATAACTTTAAAATCCCAACTTTAGAGGAAGAAATACAATTTATACAAGGATTAAACAAAAGTACAGGAAGAAACGTTGGAATTTACCCTGAGATTAAAAAACCCTTATGGCATAAACAACAAGGTAAAGATATCTCTAAAATTGTAATAGAAATTTTAAATAAATATGGATATAAGTCAAAAGAAGACAAAATTTATCTTCAAACATTCGACTTTGACGAATTAAAGAGAATAAGGGAAGAACTTGGATATCAAGGAAAATTAATAATGCTTGTTGGCGAAAATGACTGGGATGAAGCACCAACAGACTATGAATACATAAAATCACAAGAAGGTATGACAGAGGTTGCAAAATATGCCGATGGAATTGGACCTTGGATACCCCAAATTATAATTGATGGAAAAATAACAGATCTAACAAGTTTAGCTCACAAATATAACATGGAGGTTCATGCTTATACATTTAGAATTGACTCATTACCTTCATATGTAAAAGATGCAAATGAGCTATTAGATCTATTATTTAACAAAGCTAAAATAGATGGCCTATTTACAGATTTTACTGATACAGTAGTGAAGTTTGTAAAACAATAA